The nucleotide window GACTTTTGGATTACTATTAAGGAAATGAAAGAGAAGGGTTTTTATATTGATGAGGAAACTTATAAATCAATTCATTCCATATTTAGGAATTTGAAATTGGAAACTGATGCCACTGCTTTGAAGCATTTCTATGGTAGGATGATTAAAGAAAATGCTATGGGTGATTTGGCGAGAGATGTGTCTGAATTGATTAAGAAACAAGAATGGGGATTTGAGGTGGAGAAAGAATTACGGGAGATGAAATTGTCGGTGTCGGATAATTTTGTGCTTAGGGTGTTGAAGGAACTTAGGGAAATAGGATATCCGCTTAAAGCTTTCAACTTTTTCAAATGGGTTGCTAGGAGTTTAGGTTTTCAGCACAACACCGTTACTTATAATGGGATTCTTAGGGTTCTTTGCCGAGAAGAATCGATTGAAGAGTTTTGGAGTGTAGTAGAAGAAATGAAGAGCGTGGGTTTTGAAATAGATCTTGATACATATATAAAGATCTCAAGACATTTTCAGAAAATTAGGATGTTGAGAGATGCAGTAGAATTATATGAGCTGATGATGGATGGTCAGTTTAAACCATCACTTGGTGAGTGTAATATTCTTTTAAGATCCATCGCACAGTCAAATCCCCCAGATCTTGATCTGCTAGTTAGAGTTGTGGGAAAATTTGAGGCAGCAGGGCATTCACGCTCAAAGATTATTTATGATGTCATTCATAGGTGTTTGACTAACTTGGGGCGATTTGAGGAAGCAGAGAAGATAACAGAAGCTATGAGAGATGCAGGATATGAACCTGACAATATTACCTACAGCCAATTAATCTATGGACTCTGCAAAATTCGGAGGCTGGAGGAGGCCTCGAAAGTGATTGATGTGATGGAAGAATGTGGATGCATTCCGGATATCAAGACTTGGACTGTTCTGATACAAGGGCATTGTTTAGCTGGTGAAGTTGATAAGGCGCTGTTTTGTTTTGCTAAGATGATGGAGAAAAATGTTGATACAGATGCTGATCTGTTGGACGTACTGCTTAATGGTTTTTTGAGTCAGAAAAGAGTTTTTGGTGCATATCAGCTGTTGATCGAGATGGTGAATCGGTTTCAAATGCGCCCCTGGCAAGCAACATACAAACTTATCATTCAAAAGCTCTTAGGGGAAAGGAAAATGGAAGAAGCACTAGATCTCCTCCGTCG belongs to Nicotiana tabacum cultivar K326 chromosome 6, ASM71507v2, whole genome shotgun sequence and includes:
- the LOC107814104 gene encoding pentatricopeptide repeat-containing protein At3g48250, chloroplastic-like; its protein translation is MNHGKSILSSLRLRNSLFLTQLSRAPSPNPQVTRYFYLSPSLPTQICTSATILAAPQNVSFSSKPESFVDIILSNEWSKHLEKNLGNLDFPVTHEAVMYLLKKLDKDPKKAGNFLKWVIKQKGFEPSSAMYSLMLRIYANKDSMKDFWITIKEMKEKGFYIDEETYKSIHSIFRNLKLETDATALKHFYGRMIKENAMGDLARDVSELIKKQEWGFEVEKELREMKLSVSDNFVLRVLKELREIGYPLKAFNFFKWVARSLGFQHNTVTYNGILRVLCREESIEEFWSVVEEMKSVGFEIDLDTYIKISRHFQKIRMLRDAVELYELMMDGQFKPSLGECNILLRSIAQSNPPDLDLLVRVVGKFEAAGHSRSKIIYDVIHRCLTNLGRFEEAEKITEAMRDAGYEPDNITYSQLIYGLCKIRRLEEASKVIDVMEECGCIPDIKTWTVLIQGHCLAGEVDKALFCFAKMMEKNVDTDADLLDVLLNGFLSQKRVFGAYQLLIEMVNRFQMRPWQATYKLIIQKLLGERKMEEALDLLRRMKKHNYPPFPEPFHQYISKSGTVEDAVEFLKALSVKDYPSVSAYQHVFQTFFAEGRHSEAKDLLYKCPHHIRQHPAICGLFGSPNSNNGKAKRFPRKSFNSA